A portion of the Plasmodium relictum strain SGS1 genome assembly, chromosome: 11 genome contains these proteins:
- a CDS encoding 14-3-3 protein, putative, with amino-acid sequence MQTNIKGVLLPNKEEFIYCLKMLDNLGFYDEMVSSIKSSNVENYNLNYKESLLMGSSFKNALNVKRKEKTIVENIISNEKSREQEKACAELLKSKLNKDMRTIEKTAYIIIKIKCIPRTTDDKILLFYYHLLGDIMRYSADTFHNIEKKKLHEKSLQAYSFALRIANKIKIPPSSPTMLELLVSLSVLHKDMDKDTNFAIEMAAQAFREAIQNMHLLENDDECSKTIGILGLLRDNINKWCKISGRKNVNALFEIKGENFDKYKNIMNSIHT; translated from the exons ATGCAGACAAATATTAAGGGTGTTTTATTACCTAACAAGGAAGaatttatatattgtttAAAAATGCTAGATAATCTTGGATTCTATGATG aaatggTTTCATCTATTAAATCTTCTAATgtagaaaattataatttaaactACAAAGAATCATTATTAATG GGATCTTCTTTTAAGAATGCTTTGAATGTTAAAAGAAAGGAAAAGACAATAgttgaaaatataatatcaAATGAAAAATCTAGAGAGCAAGAAAAAGCTTGTGCAGAATTGCTAAAATCCAAACTAAATAAAGATATGAGAACCATTGAAAAAACTGCATACattatcattaaaataaaatgtatcCCCAGAACAACTGATGAt aaaattctATTGTTTTACTATCATTTATTGGGAGATATTATGAGATATTCTGCAGATACATTTCATAATAtagagaagaaaaaattacatgAAAAAAGCTTGCAAGCATATTCTTTCGCCTTAAGAATTGCaaacaaaataaagataCCCCCTTCTAGTCCAACAATGTTAGAACTTTTAGTTAGTTTATCag ttCTTCATAAAGATATGGATAAAGATACAAATTTTGCTATAGAAATGGCAGCACAAGCATTTAGAGAAGCCATTCAAAATATGCATCTTCTAGA aaatGACGATGAATGCTCCAAAACAATTGGTATATTAGGTCTATTAAGGGATAACATAAATAAGTGGTGTAAAA ttAGCGGaagaaaaaatgtaaatgctttatttgaaataaaaggagaaaattttgataaatataaaaatattatgaacAGCATTCATacataa
- a CDS encoding acyl CoA:diacylglycerol acyltransferase, putative encodes MKINVQPNTISEIVPKFCNSKLYVRIKNDNKFNKKLNEQEKNEVNKENEKNQGNLYTPSQLDICDKNSPIMSSNLYGFSNLIINVGLFFSLIIPVVNFLEKGYFLDTSMHSYLFTNLEYTKRNPNDNLVNYKNLNIKNYINFMICPSLIYKFNFKRIKKFRLKYFTQKIICLLLTVIIEYTTYTVFIAPTVYRINNISFFEAVIRLIFPCLVIFLSSFYLIFECICNLFAEITKFGEREFYQDWWNSTIWYEFSRKWNNVVQAWLFKHVYLVAKNNYKIACFHTCKFYLFFLMFLQFPLSWLGENFYKNKPIGNVIFWSNILLGMPLIFILYANEINKINYY; translated from the exons atgaaaataaatgtgCAACCTAATACTATAAGTGAAATAGTACCAAAATTTTGTAATAGTAAATTATATGttagaataaaaaatgataataagttcaataaaaaattaaatgaacaagaaaaaaatgaagtaaaTAAAGAGAATGAGAAAAATCAGGGAAATTTATATACTCCCTCTCAACTAGATATATGCGATAAAAACTCCCCTATTATGTCTTCGAACTTATATGGATTTAGTAATTTAAtaa ttAATGTAGgtttatttttctctttgATTATTCCAGTTGTTAATTTTTTGGAAAAGGGATACTTTCTAGATACTTca atGCACTcttatttatttacaaatTTAGAATATACTAAAAGAAATCCAAATGATAATCttgttaattataaaaat ctaaatataaagaattatataaattttatgatatgcccttctttaatatataaatttaatttcaaaag aattaaaaaatttagacttaaatattttactcAAAAGATTATATGTTTGTTATTGACTGtg aTTATAGAATATACGACATACACTGTTTTCATTGCACCAACTGTATATCgcataaataatatatcattttttgaaGCAGTAATAAG aTTAATATTCCCATGTTTAGTAATTTTTCTCTCAtccttttatttaatatttgaGTGCATTTGTAATTTATTTGCTGAAATAACGAAATTTGGAGAAAGGGAATTTTACCAA gATTGGTGGAATAGTACAATATGGTACGAGTTTTCAAGAAAATGGAATAACGTTGTTCAAGCTTGGTTGTTTAAGCATGTTTATTTAGTggcaaaaaataattataag atagcTTGTTTTCATACatgtaaattttatttattttttttgatgttTTTACAATTCCCACTTTCATGGTTAGGGGAgaacttttataaaaataaaccaATAGGAAATGTAATATTTTGgtctaatattttattag gaATGCCCTTAATATTTATTCTATATgctaatgaaataaataaaataaattattattaa
- the PCNA gene encoding proliferating cell nuclear antigen, putative, translating into MLEAKLNNASILKKLFECIKDLVNDANVDADETGLKLQALDGNHVSLVSLHLLDSGFSHYRCDRERVLGVNIASLNKVFKLCSANESVVISSKDDEDNLNFVFENNKEDKVTNFSLKLMSIELDSLNIPDCEEGFDAEVELSSKELTNIFRNLSEFSDTVFIEIDSNSIKFTTKGLVGDAEVALKPRDSTSEDDIGVNIKSKKKIKQSFAIKYLNLFSKSNILSDVVTLGLSDSRPIEFRYEIKDTSPDADTLKIGFVKFFLAPKMDDDMDNKD; encoded by the coding sequence atgttaGAAGCAAAGTTAAATAATGCatctattttaaaaaaattatttgaatgTATCAAAGATTTAGTAAATGATGCAAATGTTGATGCTGATGAAACTGGGTTAAAATTACAAGCATTAGATGGAAATCATGTATCCTTAGTTAGTTTACATTTATTAGATTCTGGTTTTTCACATTATAGATGTGACCGTGAAAGAGTTTTAGGTGTTAATATTGCATCATTAAATAaagtttttaaattatgttCCGCTAATGAATCTGTTGTTATATCTAGTAAAGATGATGAAGACAAtcttaattttgtatttgaAAATAACAAGGAAGACAAAGTCACAAacttttctttaaaattaatgtCAATTGAATTAGATTCATTAAATATACCTGACTGTGAAGAAGGCTTTGATGCAGAAGTAGAGTTAAGTAGTAAAGAATTAactaatatttttagaaatttaTCTGAATTCTCAGATACTGTCTTTATTGAAATAGATTCAAATAGCATTAAATTTACAACAAAAGGATTAGTAGGGGATGCTGAAGTTGCATTAAAACCAAGAGACTCAACAAGCGAAGATGACATAGGAGTTAatataaaatcaaaaaaaaaaattaaacagtCATTTgctattaaatatttaaatttattctcAAAATCTAACATTTTGTCAGATGTTGTTACTCTGGGATTAAGTGATAGTAGACCAATTGAATTTAGGtatgaaataaaagatacTTCACCTGACGCAGATACTTTAAAAATAGGTtttgttaaatttttcttagCACCGAAAATGGATGACGATATGGATAATAAAGAttaa